The sequence TATACTTTATATAAATTCAAAAGTTTTTTGCAGTAAGTTGCTTTtttatgagaaataatttttttggtaGATCGTGAACCTGTTATAACTCGACGCGACATGGTACTTCATCTGCAAAAATTAGGACTATTACAATCCACTACAACAAAAAATCGGCAAATTCTTGTAACttatttacaaaataaattacaaaatcaaaatttgtcaaaagctagtcttgaaaaatatgtatcaaATTTTACAATAGTTCTAAAACGCTACTGGATTAAATGCTACAGGAGATTCAAATTATTAGAAACTAAGTACACTAAATGGCTAGACGAAGAAGTTGTAATAGAAACAACCAAATCTGTCACGGTTCCTTCAGGAagaccaaaaaaaaaatttgaagaccTATGTGCTAAATCACAACGTGCTAGAGTTGCATCGTTAGTAGATAATTTAACCGTAAGTCAACTTGCTGTAGCAACTCAAACAGCTTTGCATCGCCAAGGGCAAAGAGCAGCGGCTACAATTGTTGAACGCGTAGTGAAATCTCCAACAGAAGCAATTACGACACTAAAAAAGAAATTACAGTTTTCTGAAAATCCGAAGGAAGGATTTTCACCTAGTGAAGCCATTGCATTAATTTTAGatttaaaattatcaaaacAATCTTATACAACACTCCGATTAAAATGCAAAGAAAAAGGTTTCAATATATTTCCATCCTACAATAAGATAATAAACGCTAAGACAGAGAGCTATACACAGAAGGAGTCATGCACAATAACTGAGACTTCAGCTTGTATTAACTTACAGGCGATTGCCGATAAAACTGCTGAGAGGTTACTCCTTACAATAAGTAATgaacaaatttttcattatcacggCACAGATGCTACTTTTGAAGTCACACATAAATGGGGCTTTGATGGCAGTTCTGCTCAAAATAAGTATAAACATAGGTTTCAGAATTTTGAAGACTGTGAACATGAATCGCACCTTTTTATGTCTTCGTTTGTACCGATTCAAATTAAAAGTGTTCCAGTAGATTCAACCGCAGAATCTTTAATTTTATGGAAAAATCCTAGGCCTAGTTCCACTAGATATTGCCGTCCCCTTCgacttatttttcataaagaaacTGATGACTTCGTCAAAAGCGAAATGGAAATAATCCAAAATCAAATTGACAATCTTCAACCTACTGTTGTcaaattttataatatgaacgtAAAAATTTACCACATTTTCCTACTTACCATGATTGATGgaaaaatatgtaatattttAACAGATACGTCGTCGCAGGTTTGCTATTTGTGTGGTGCGAAGCCATCGGAAATGAATAATcttaaattagttaaaaagacaTCGATAAAACATGAAACACTAAGCTATGGCTTATCAACACTTCACGCGTGGATTAGGTGTTTTGAATGCCTTATTCACGTATCATATCGTTTGGAATTGAAAAAATGGCAAGTTAGGGGTGCAGAACGTAAAGCTCTATTCAAGGAAAGGAAAGATCGTATCATAAAAAGATTTAGAGACGAAACTGGATTGCTAATAGATCATACAAAGCAGGGTTTCGGATCTAGCAATGACGGGAATACTGCTCGAAGATTTTTCAGAAACCCGTCACtttcttcgctaatttctggtattgacaaaacattgatAGCGAAGTTCGCAACGATTTTGCAAGTTCTATCAACTGGGTTTAATATCCATATAGAAAACTTCAAAACATACACCTATGAGACAGCAGAACTTTTTGTAAAATTATATCCATGGTATTATATGCCAGCATCTGTCCATAAAATTTTGTTGCACGGGCATGACGTAATAAAACACTTCctgttgccaattggtaacatgtCCGAGGAAGCACAAGAATCCCGTAATAAGGATGTTAGGTAATTCCGTGAACATAGTACAAGAAAAAGAAGCAGAAAAGCAACAAATGAAGATCTGTTGAACAGGCTAATACTTGCATCAGATCCTCTGATAGCTCTTATGCGAGTCCCAAGTTATAAGCGAGATTTGCCTTTGTCACAAGAAGCtatgaaattagtactcattccaAAAGATCCACAACATGAAGATAATTATGAAGACACTATTCTTGATGAAGATTATACATGTATGCTGGATATGGATCCGATGTCTGATGATGCGGAGACTATGTAATTTATAATGTACGAAGTAATGTACGAGTATACCGGTAAGTTATGAGTTttacaaatataaatttcaacatatttttaaaactaatgattatatcgatttaatttttgtcacaatcgatttaaaataacaaaatacATAGACAGTAGAATTTCCATTGATATAAGTataattttagatttttttcctCCTATTTAttcgatctggcccactgtgcgtcgacccgctcgaaatttatgacatTTTTCTGCTCGCATAACAAAGTATGCGGTAATCCGCTCGCAGAACCGAACTATAAACGCTCCCTATACAAGCTGATTTGCTtcggaaaggtaggctatacatatatactgctataatgaaataaatttattcgtgtattgttaaataaacacaaattaaggtttgaaaaatgtatattagcaacctgctaattacaatcactgctattgctttcgctagtattctattctacctaaaggtaagctatactgcaataacgaaataaatttattcttgtatattgttaaataaacacaaattatgttttaaaaaatgtatatttgcgacctgctaattacaatcatcgctttcgcttcctataattaaattttcaaattcttgcggTATACTTCCTTTCTTGTACATATCGCTattaaaattctgtataaaatcGTCGCTTATAACATAATCGCTACATTTCATATGAGTATTcctaaattctaatttaactCTACCGAGTGCAGCAACCATTTGAGGCTGCAGTCGATTGCGATCTGCCGTTTTCATTTCACTTATTAGGGAGAAAAATCGTTCAATTTCAGCGTTTGATTGTGATAACGATAAACATGCCAGTGCCAAacttgaaatattattaaatagtttttTACCGTTACTATCACACATGTCATTAATTTCGTACCAAAATTGAACGATTTTTAATCGCAGTAAACGCtctctcatatcatccttataaaGAGTTACAAAACCTAGGGCGTGCCATTCATCGTTGCATACTGCTCTATCGAATTTCGATTgaaatgtatttaaaatatcatCTACTTGGCCTGTATGTTTCCTATTGTCTAATGCAACTGAAGGATCTAAAAATATTCCAGAgcctttataaaattattattaaatggcaATCTCTTTATAGCCCCTTTATATGCCGTCTGGTAAAATTTTTGGCAATTTTGAAGAAATGTCGTCATTTTTTCCTGTTCGTAAGTATCTTGTTTAATCTTGTCAAGAGTACTTTTCGCCTTTCCTCCAATGTACATTGCTAACCAACGTAATAAACAACGTAATGCACTGTATATTTTTAACGAAGACTTTTTTAATTGTACCACATCCGAAGAATCTGATAATCCTGATTCAGATTGCGATTGTGACATACTAGATTCCGTTTCACTGTCTGatgtaccagttacttctatttcaaaaaatttagtTAATGCAGCCCATTGCTCTAATGTCCTATGTACACATTCGTATAATGCCAACCACCTGGTTCTGGATGGTTGAATCATTCTATGTCTAGCCAGCTGGATCTCTATCTGTATCTTTTCTAATTGTTCTTGCCTCTTTGGACTTCTTGAAAGATACGTATAGAGTTTGTATAGTAATTTTTCCAAATCTTGTGGAAGACACTTGCATGCGTCGGTTGCTGCACTCGGTAGagttaaattagaatttaggAATACTCATATGAAATGTAGCGATTATGTTATAAGCGACgattttatacagaattttaatagcgatatgtacaagaaagaaagtataccgcaagaatttgaaaatttaattataggaagcgaaagcgatgattgtaattagcaggtcgcaaatatacattttttaaaacataatttgtgtttattttacaatatacaagaataaatttatttcgttattgcagtatagcttacctttaggtagaatagaatactagcgaaagcaatagcagtggttgtaattagcaggtgtcgcaaatatacatttttcaaacctcaatttgtgtttatttaacaatacacgaatacatttatttcattatagcagtatagcctacctttccgaagcaaatcagcttgtataagcgtacggtgttttctgcgccactcggtagcatgctccacgcggcacgcggcagcggcagtggtaagagtgggggaagcgaaggcaggcttaacgcagcttgttggcgagggacggaaacgtaaggggccGGGTACGGCGTACATCTGGCAACCCTGGTGGGAagtcgagtcggctgagcgagtggaggggaaaaaacccacgacccatgattctggcatcactgccgcCGGCACGCTACtgttcgcatctctttctttccaatacgctcttcttcgttgcgttcgaaacttttaccgtcgacGTGTACATGAGACACTCCCCCCCTCGAGTGAGCCCTATCATACAACGCACCGCTATTTCTGATTCACGTATTCCTCATTGACTCGCGCAAATGATCCCGACTGATCACTGAGCTTTCATTAATACGCGCGAATGTTTCTTTTTCACCGGGCGAGTTCGTGCTAGAGTTTTCAAAATGAGAGATCAATGGTGGATCATCGTGGCACTTATCGTCGTCACGTGCAACGGTGACGATGTTCGAtgtcctgaacagtattgcagcTGCTATCCAAGTCACAACAGTGGTACCGAGATACGTTGCCCAACAGAAAGCGACTCGAACTTCGTCATAAACGTTGTATCCACCCGGTATATTCAGGTGAGTACGCGTGACTCATCGATACTCCCTGAAGAGTATCTGCGGAGTCACGGAAAACGAGAAGAAAAATTACAAGCCCATCGATAGAATCATCGAAAGATGATAAAGTCCCTGTATTCGTAGGGGATGTAGCGTAACGACGTCGGTCACTCTAACATTTTATTAACCTTTAGCACCGTAAAGAGTAGCGATTCTGAGGCGTCACTAGAAATTGCTGTacataccattatttaaaatattgtttacattattagatatattgGTATCAATTAATTACTAAACGTTTAACTATTGTATgaagtattatatcaatttacatatatatttacaaaaaacaaaaacaaatgaaaataccTATTTATTTCGTTGACCACCGgttaaaatgaccggttccagatttttcattttacaattattgaaataataaaaatgatatgtATGTCTCATAGACTGCCTCGTGTTACCAGAACTTTCACTTTCCTTTACGTAACGTGCTAATTGCAAGTAACAGAAAGCGTGACCGCAGTCGGTACTACGATGAAAAGAAGATacataaattgttatttcagatACAATGTAAAAGCTCTGCGGATTGGTCAGACTTCCGCGCCTCCAATTTGTTCCCTGCGCGGAGAGTAGAGTCCATCTTCTTCAAAATGTGCAAATTACCGAAGGACAGAAGCCTCGCGGATATCGCGCGGTAACTCGGCGCGGAGACGGTCAGCAGATTAATATTTCAATCGTACGGCAACGAGGGTGTGAATCTGACGAAAAAACACCTCAAGGGATTCCCAAAATTGGAACGATTGATTCTGTCGTCCAACAATGTCAACAAACTCGGCAACGATTTATTCGCGGACAAACCGGAGCTGACGTGGCTCGACCTGCGAGCAAACAATGTTCGCCTACGGTTGGACACCTTTCAGAACTCTAGTAATCTGACGGTGCTCGAGTTGGGCCAGAATCATATATGTAACTAGCATCGAACCGGATGTGTTCGACAAATTGACGAAATTGACTTTGCTCAATCTATGGCAGAATAGACTGACGAAGATCGAGCCGGGGGGCGTTCGACAAGTTGACTTCTCTGATGATGTCCTTGGATATCAATTCGAACGAATTGACCGCTTTGCCCGAGGAGGTCTTTTTCAATCTTACCAACCTGCAGGTTTTGAACTTGTCCGGGAACAACTTTACGTCGTTGCCGGCCAAGATCTTCCAACGCAACAGAAAATTAGACATCGTGACCATGTATGGAAACAAACGGAACATGACGAGAGACCCTCCCGGGGGGATTGTTCGCGAATCTAACTAAATTGACGGTGGTACAGCTCAGAAGCGACGGTTTAGTCACCCTCCCAGAAGATTTGTTTCGGGGTTCCAGCTCGATAAACACTATCGAGTTGGAAAGAAATTATCTCGCGTCTCTTCCGAAGGATATATTCAAAGGACTGCACAGTTTGTCGGTACTGAAACTCTATCTGAATGAATTAACATCGCTGCCCGATGGAATTTTCTCGGACACGCAGGCCTTGACTGAAATCGATGTATCGGAGAATCATTTCACTTCAATATCCAGGTAAATATTCATGAAATGAAATGCTTCATCCCTTCCTTTAGGCACTATTTACATTCCCGAACATAAAAGGAGACATCCATAAAGAATACGCATGTTTTTTTCATACTTTACACATATGCTAAGTTTCAGTGTAATCAGCAACTTTGAATCGACGTTTGTTAgttgcaattatttaaattaaacaattgtttaaatcgTTACAGTAACTTATTTCAAGACTTACTATCGCTGAGCATATTGGATATGTCGAAAAATCAGTTACAAACAATACATCATGCAAGCTTCAAATCATTGGAGAAactaaaaattgcaagattttCTAACAATCTGCTCACGTTGAATAGTTCATTGTCTCTGTACCGTGACGAAAGGAACATATCACCGTTCCATCATTGCGCTTCCTTAGAAGAATTGTACCTTgccaagaataatatttccgagaTATTTACTGATTGGACTGTCAGCagcgtaaaatttaaaaaattggatttgAGATACAATAGGATACCTCATAccttatttcagaaataatagttaaaatatataatgttACCATCTTATTTGGCTACGCGTTACTTGAAATAATCACGTATCATTTCGTTAGAACAGAACATTATTTCAAATGATCACTTTTTAtcgtatttcaaataaaacgtgCCCTACCCTGTGATACATAGTACATAATCGGATCTGTAACATACTAAAGCAtcgaaattttatatgaaaCATTTCAGGCCGAAGATCTGCAATTCACATCGAATGAAATTCAAGTGGACCTAAGGTACAACAATATAACTCACATCTACCTCAACACCGCGGAACGTTTAATGACGTTCCAAAAAGTCGAGCGTCCCGTAGTGATACTAGTGGAAGACAATCCAATAGCTTGCGACTGtgatttgttttattttcttcgttattTAGAGGGGAACATGTGTGGATTaggtagtgatgggcaccatcgactaaaaactatcgactaaatcgatagtattcaactactattttcagtcgactgattttttaaactatcgactgaatttagtagtggtggggttactattttcagtcgactgtttacacgtcgccatcttgaaatttcaaatgtcagtgtcagacgatgaaacgacaaggttagaaatacataattatgacaggacgtgcaaatatgcaagtaatgaaatatgtaatagatatttcaatactttaattcatattggatgttaaaatcttattgctatttatgcaatataaactatatatgtgatataaataaattgtgtacatttatatttataacgtagtgtatgaatttattattaaataaagacaaaatcattcaatcacgaaatttaatatctctgtactgtcccatactgccctactattcatttaactagcgaacatcgagaataagagtaaatacgagaataacctgtaaacgactgaaaactatcgactaaattcagttactgaatcagtcgcttaaactatcgagctattggttgaattttaacggcggatgttttgaataaattttataagatttactatcaaatacattcactcgttagcgatatcgaattattaaaaattataaaaaaattatttttattattattaattatttaattattgtctggtatatttaccccaatttactcttactgtgcctataatactaagtgagcactgcagtacaatgctgtaagagtgagtgagaaatgagatctatacgtaggcatagactatagcccgcaatctagacgtataaccactaaaacgaaatttcagtcgactaaaaactatcgactaaatattcgatagtatgtagtaactaaatagtaattagtcgatagttgaatttagtcgataatgcccatcactaggATTAGGTTTTAGGCGCGATGCGGATTGGACATAATATGGATGAGAGTCGTGATGTGTGAAAACCTTTCTATATATTATAATGTTTATGTTTGACTACGGAGCGAGGAAGAATCGAGAGAACGGTGACTGTATTGCGAGAAGTGAGAGAGTGTAGACGTACGAGTATAAACAGTGAGtccaagagagtgagagagagacagagagtgatCCGTGCGAGAACACGTGCAAGAGCGAGAATCTTGTCTTATAATCATTGCATACATTCATTCATTatcatattatttaaatatactattaatTCTTTGTCAATTCACAAGTGAACTTATTGAGATCCACCCACAACATGCACCCCTATGTTCAAAACTATTTTCATATCATACCAGGAAACTTAATATGCCAAAGTCCAGAATGGTCAATGAACATATCTGTGAGCCATCTGAAATCCACATCCTTGAAATGCGTAGTGACGAGCCCGTGTCCAACAGGTTGCACATGTTGGGCGAAACCATTCGACAAAGCTTGCTTGATCGATTGTTCCTACAGGAACTTGACGAGTATTCTACGCAATATTCAATGTGTACACGAGTATCAACTTGAATTAAATTTAGAGGGTAACAAGTTAACTCAACTAGTACCCCTAACTGATCTTGGCTTAAGCAATGTATCGATATCAAAGCTGCTTTTGTCAGGTACGAATATCTCAAACGTACCCTTGGATGTATTGCCATCTGACGTTGAGGTGAGTGATACACGTGTTTCccctttttatattattattagggGTGGGCGGGTACCCGGAAATTTGGAATCATTATTGGATTGAATAGTAATTACTTCATTACACAAAAGGAGAAAGAgttgaaaaattgtgtttccttcgtaaaaattaaaaataaaatagtctTTATACAATGCGatgcactgttctcttttcttgaTATAtgtagattttttaaatttctgagATCGAGGAACTACCTGACCCGCGCCATATAATTTTTgggtaccccccccccccccccgaattattatacataggaGCAAATCTAACTTGTCAAGTTACACATCTTTTACACATCTTTAATTACATTACAATCTCGATTTTCACATAAAGATTGTCGAATTAATTTGAATACAACATTCAATCTAAAAATACAAATCTATTCGGTGATATGATAAACAATCAATATGTAATACTATAATACTGCTAATACTCCAGATGATCAATTATACTGCCAAAACTGAATTAATCATTTAAATCTAGATGCGTATCAGCAGTATTACAGTATTATTGATTGTTtatcgtatcacatcgaatataTGTAGATTTGTATTTGAAGCTTGAACGTTGTATTCAAATTAATTGGACGTTCTTTATCCTGCCAAAACTGCCGCGTCAGCGATACTGATATTACCGGCAATATTGACGGTCAAATATCAAAGTACAGTGACTCCCGTTAATATTCGGATGctcttacaaaaaaaaaaaaaaaaaaaacggtatCTTATAATATACACAAACATTTCAGGTTCTCTAGAACTGCACAACAACAACATTAGCAAGCTGGATTTGGACGTTCTAGAATTCATGAATAATTCTACCAAGTTGAGGAAAATTACGCTTCACGAGAATCCGTGGACATGCGACTGCGATACCAGAGATGTTTTGAACTTCATGCAAACGGAAGTCCCTAGAATTTCGGAGTCTTCGCTGATCACGTGTGTCAGATACTGCATGCCTTTGCTAACTTATACCTGCTCTAGCAGTCTTCCTTACAATAAGGGCCACATGTACGACAGTAGTTTTCCCAACGCAGGGTTGTCCCCGATCATAAATCTCAACCATCCTCTccagttctttctctctctttccgtccTCCTATTACATACAACCGTATTCCTTGAGCCGTCCTTGACGTAGACGAAAACCAGACGTCCTGACCAGCGACCATCCTTTACTTGAACTCTCTACTTTCACTTTTCCTCTCCTACAACTCCCCTACAATCCCCCTACTCCAAAGACATCCTTCTTCCCTTTTTTTCCAGCATCATTACTGCAGAAGTTATCTGAGCTTGAAACCGTCGACATCGTAAAGAGTAAAATAAAGACCAGTAACATTCTTCCAAACCTGTTCTTATTCATTTCGGGATCACGACACAAaattggcgcagtcggtaggacccGTCATTGGTGAAAGAATAATCAGACTTTATCAAAAGTGTTCTCCACCTACGGATTTTTATCGTGACGGGAAACAATAGTGTTAACCGGAAGATTCTACGGATCCAGTCCCCTCAGAGAAGGAAGTCAACCGCTGGCACGCACAGGAACTTCACGCACTTCACTGGTAGACGACAGGTACATACATCTTTGGATTTTGTTGCTTGGTAATCGCCTTTTGTACTCAGATTACGATGGCTTCTCCATCTCCAGTTATTTCCTCAAATTCCACAAATTCCTCCGAGTACCCAATATCATTTCTAtgtaaactaattccaaaagaaTTCTCTGGTAACCGTTACGAACTCGGACAATTTATAGCCAATTGCAATAATGCAGATGAACTCGCTTCGGAGAGACAAAAAACGCCTTTGTTATATTTCATCCTTTCACAAATTTCTGAAAATGCTAAAGAACAACTTACTCTTCAAAGTTTTCGTAATTGGACAGAATTAAAGGAACGGCTTAAACTATTATTTCAAGATAAAAAACACTATTGTCAAATAATGGAAGAACTAAGTAATAGTAAACAGTATCATTCTGAAAGTATTACCGCTTTTTATCAAAGGTTATTAACTTTATCCTCGAGAGCTCTTCGCGCAATACAACAATATTCGGATGATCCTCTACAAATTCCAGGAAAAAAGAAATCCGTGGAAGAAACGACCTTAAATCGATTTGTTTACCACAGTTGTCCGCAAATTTCTCAAATGCTGAGATGGAAAGATTTTGACAATTTAAATTCCGCGTATTCCGCAGCCGTCGCAGAAGAACGAGCTTTAGATATGCATAGATATGTTAAGCGAAGATCTTGCACCATTTGCGGTAGAACAAATCACGAGTCGTCACAATGTAGATCAAGATTTGCCGGTCCCGATCGTAGTAGATTATTAATAACGTTCAAGTTTCTAATTCAAATCAAACCCCTCATCGAAATCAACAGCAGTACAGATCTCCGAACGAATTCCGTCAATCTCAAACGCAAAATCGAAATCAAAGCCATATTCAACCAAACACGACTCAACATGCAAATCAGTCAAGGTTTTGTAATTATTGTAAGAAACAGGGTCATGTAATTACGGAGTGTTCGTCATATTACGGTGTCTTCGTCatattcgaaaaatgaaaatcaaaCCTCCACGCTCTTAGTAGATACAGGTGCAAACATATCGTTAATCAAAGCATGCAAATTAAATCCTAATACGTATTTTAATTCTAAAGATAAATTGGTATTACAAGGTCTTAGCGTGAATACTCCAGTCGAAACTGTAGGCAGTTGTTTGATTCCTGTAAAAGTAGGTGATTCCACTGTCGATATAAAATTCTATATCCTAAATCAAGCAACAAACGTCCCTTTCGACGGCTTATTAGGTAAGGATTTTCTACAGAAAGAATCTGCAACTATCGATTATCAATCACGCACTCTATCTTTTAGATCATCGACCATACCGATCTACTTAAATCCTCACAAATCTGAAATTcgagaaataaatttaattaacctTAAGGCGCGAACAGAAACTCTTATCGAAATCGAAGTACAAAATCCCGAAATCCAAGAAGGTATCGTTCCGGAATTAGAGTTACAAAAAAGAGTGTATTTGTCAAAAGCAATCACTAAAGTAAATCAAAATAATAGAGCTTATGCTACGATTTTGAATACGCGCATAATAGATTTACAAATAAAACCAATTTCGGTGTATTTAGAACAACTTCCATCTAGCTCCACAATCCTTGTAGCAAATAATTCAACCAACCCTCCATTAAAACGACAACAACTATTAGAAGAAAACATACGGTTGGAACATCTAAATTTAGAAGAACAAAGATCAGTCTTAAATATTTGTAAAGAATATCAcgatatatttcatttttctgacGACATTTTATCCGCAACAAATACTATcgaacatgaaattaatttaacaaatCCTACACCCATTTTCACGAAGTCTTATAGATATCCGGAAGTTCACAAACTCGAGGTGAATAAACAAATTGATAAAATGTTAAAACAAGGGATAATACAACCCTCTATTTCTCCGTGGTCATCCCCTTTATGGGTTGTACCGAAAAAATTAGATTCCTCCGATGAACGAAAATGGAGAGTCGTAATTGATTATAGACGATTAAATGACGTTACAATCGGCGACGCCTATCCCTTACCCAATATCGAGGATATTTTAGATCAGCTAGGACACTCGAAATATTTTACAACTCTAGATCTGGCGTCTGGGTTTCATCAGATTCCGATGCGAAATTCTGACAAACAGAAAACAGCCTTCACTACCACCTTAGGACATTATGAGTTCACAAGAATGCcctttggtttaaaaaatgctCCTGCAACCTTCCAAAGGTTAATGAATTCAATCCTAACGGGTTTGCAAGGTCTTCAATGTTTTGTCTATCTTGACGATATCGTCATTTACGCCTCATCAATTGAAGaacattcaataaaattaaaatctaTTTTCGATCGTTTAAgacaaaataatttaaaactaCAGCCAGAAAAATGCGAATTTATGCGACACGAAGTAGCATATCTAGGCCATATTATATCAGACAAGGGCGTACAACCAAATCCTGACAAAATTA comes from Lasioglossum baleicum chromosome 19, iyLasBale1, whole genome shotgun sequence and encodes:
- the LOC143218429 gene encoding LOW QUALITY PROTEIN: protein toll-like (The sequence of the model RefSeq protein was modified relative to this genomic sequence to represent the inferred CDS: deleted 3 bases in 3 codons; substituted 1 base at 1 genomic stop codon), with amino-acid sequence MRDQWWIIVALIVVTCNGDDVRCPEQYCSCYPSHNSGTEIRCPTESDSNFVINVVSTRYIQIQCKSSADWSDFRASNLFPARRVESIFFKMCKLPKDRSLADIARXLGAETVSRLIFQSYGNEGVNLTKKHLKGFPKLERLILSSNNVNKLGNDLFADKPELTWLDLRANNVRLRLDTFQNSSNLTVLELGQNHICNSIEPDVFDKLTKLTLLNLWQNRLTKIEPGAFDKLTSLMMSLDINSNELTALPEEVFFNLTNLQVLNLSGNNFTSLPAKIFQRNRKLDIVTMYGNKRNMTETLPGGLFANLTKLTVVQLRSDGLVTLPEDLFRGSSSINTIELERNYLASLPKDIFKGLHSLSVLKLYLNELTSLPDGIFSDTQALTEIDVSENHFTSISSNLFQDLLSLSILDMSKNQLQTIHHASFKSLEKLKIARFSNNLLTLNSSLSLYRDERNISPFHHCASLEELYLAKNNISEIFTDWTVSSVKFKKLDLRYNRIPQFQAEDLQFTSNEIQVDLRYNNITHIYLNTAERLMTFQKVERPVVILVEDNPIACDCDLFYFLRYLEGNMHPYVQNYFHIIPGNLICQSPEWSMNISVSHLKSTSLKCVVTSPCPTGCTCWAKPFDKACLIDCSYRNLTSILRNIQCVHEYQLELNLEGNKLTQLVPLTDLGLSNVSISKLLLSGTNISNVPLDVLPSDVEVSSLELHNNNISKLDLDVLEFMNNSTKLRKITLHENPWTCDCDTRDVLNFMQTEMIAVPNNAKDTCKNKKIPMVKMTATDFCPAETAMIVGISLSVAVIGLLNGMLAALYYRYQEEIKLWLYAHQLCLWFVTEDELDRDKLYDAFISYSHKDEEFVINELVSKLESGPRPFKLCIHFRDWLAGEWIPNQIARSVDDSRRTMVVLLPNFLGSVWGRMEFRAAHRQALSEGRARVIIVLYGLVLIGAIDKLDSELKAYLSMNTYVKWGDPWFWDKLRYALPHPPELTRRAIRNKICEKHQPTIQINGDKKELIYPNNEPATPPAVSTPPVDTIKVFKCDNINELDKDTVEKLNISNSNGILPSEQLILNNSTNKVQCTTV